A stretch of DNA from Montipora capricornis isolate CH-2021 chromosome 1, ASM3666992v2, whole genome shotgun sequence:
tgtatatcacatgatttttctcgcgcaatttagaataaataagcatttgtaaattttttcaaagacgaccaaaattgcacgagcccgtagggccTGTAGCCTGTAGtaccacgggccgattacgggcttgaaaaacaaagcaaaaggtaattaaaaagccatataataaactacttactaaccgattggccctcggtcgtttttgtaccgacctcgctgcgctcggtccgtactgccacgacctctggccaatattccccagtacgccGGCCTTCGCggtcggttagtaagaagttagtattGTACCattaaactagttttaaaaacttataCACAGTACTTATAGAAAGTTGAAGCATACGAGCTTTCGGCTCCTTCTTGGAGGCAACTTTCTACAAGTGCTGTGTCTaagtttttaaaactagtttaatAGTATGTTTTCACCAGTACAGTGtaacattcataaaagttagtattgtttatttttttataaacaatCATTTCTTTTTACCTTTGCTCTAAGAGCACAGTGTGCTCATCGAAAAGAGCTCATGCTGtttacaataattaaaaaaaaacacgtgtTACGgtcagagaaaaacaaaaatagatcaACAAAATCGGttggacaaaaaaattaacgacTGAAAATTAATACTGAAATAAACTAGCATTTAATGAAAAATGTACATTGGCTGGGACGGCACCATCAAAAATCAAAAAGTTTTTGTCCGACTCGCAATGCCATCTATTTCCCAAAAAGTGTGCAGCGGAGGCGAACAGCTTTTTGCGCAGGGTGGCAAAACTTGGGCAATACAAAAAATAACCATTAATGCTTAGTATCTTCAACAGGTACATCACAAAGAGCGCAAGCAGGGaaaaaaacagctttttttaaagaaaagatgAGGGTTTAAAGGTTGTATCATGTCAAGGAGGTGATTTAAAAAATGTATTAAAAAAGGTGTGGTTACAGTGCTCGTTTCTATGGTCCGAGGCTGACAAATACGGCTATTTAAGTCACTGACAATTGCAGCGCATCCCCGATCcgatgttggacaaatttagctaGATTTATGAAAAAAGCGGAGCCCGTTGTCATTCTATGGTTAATTCCCTTACGTAGCTGAAAAAAATGTATAAGAATGGCTTTGAGAGTACTTATcactccaaaatagatttaacttgagTGTGGGCTGTTCGATCCTTAATGGCTCCTTCCAGGAATCCAGcgactcccatactaagcctatgtcacggcattcttacagaccgatctatttttagactaccttttccgtcaaaaaacaaaggcagttccggctcggtgacgctatgacgtcaagttactAAATAATTTCTGTGTCATTGATCATCGGGCTCCCGTCAAAGAaagtccgccattttatcaatgtgcccgGGCTACTAcgcgcgccaatgacgcaagaaattaagcgcagtagggttgcgcaatgcaaaaccagggaatcaccttaattaaGGCACTAAGATTCAATCTAAAAAGGGTATGAAATATTGAAACCTGTCGATCCCCAAcgtgaaataaataattacgaGATGGATAACGCAAATTATTAAACAAGCGATGCTTAAGGTCATTCATCAGTAATAGAAGTTGCAATAGACGTTTTTGGAAACTCTACACAGTGGATGTCTACGTCTAGAAAATCAAAGACATGCaataaaaagagggggtcaccaTGCCCGTTTTTACGTTTTAAGGCTGTAGTTTATTCCTATTTTGATGAATTGTGAGCACAGTTTTTACAAATCCTGTAATGGTTCGGGAGGCTTTATTATTTGAGATATAGACCTTATTTTGTCGAGAGAACAGCAATGTTTAAGTTTAACGTTTGGAaggtaaagaaaacaaaatcaagGAATGAAAGATTGGTGGAATTTTTTTCCATCTGTCCTCTTCCACCGAAGCCTCAATAACCTCACCGCAACTTCTATAATTTTGCATGagacgcttcgacaaataactcagaaaagctgtaccgcacagacctgggCATTAGTGAGGTGATTTATGAAGATTACAAGTTCttggcttatttcattgaacggttttTTGGTtacgtgacagtgaaaacgatctatttgCAGACGGCTAATTAAATTAATTGTTGCTCTGCCTCATAAGATGCCTGCGGATCGTAGATGTAAAAATCGACTAGTCATAGTAACACAGCAAAAAGGGGAGCGGTGTTCATTTCAAAGAATTATAGATTGTTAATTTTCAAGGCCGATCTGTTAGGTCGTAAAGACCAACTAACGTCCCTCAGTAACCTAAGAAATATGGCTTTTTTGCCACTACTGAATTTCTCACAATTTGAAGCGAAATCGCCACTGATGTTGGCCTGTGAACACTTTGTCCTCCGCAGAGGCCCTTCTTTCATTATACGGGTAGCGGTGAAGAAAGAGCGGCCAACAGAGCCGATCGCCAAGGCCTAAGGCTTGTTCACAATCTTCACTGCTGCGTCGTTTCGTGGATGCAGAcattattaaataaatatactgtATGTGAGGCTGACGATCGCAGTAAGAAGTTGCCAGCCGCAGATAGATAGATTTCCTTATGTTTTGACGCAGTGCTACCTGAAATCCATTCATTTCCTGCCCGGTGATTGATGACTGTCACACTTTCTTCGGAGTTGAAAAGATGTTacagattccctattttagagcTTCCCCGTTTCCCATTTCCCGTTCCTCCCTATAACCCTTGTCCAACgcggaaaaaaaaaggtcatctccccatggaactttctggaaagcgattgGCATTTCGCTTTGCCGTCATTTGAAATGCGGTAATGTGATTGGTCTAtcaaactgtttactgcccatattaagAGTTTCCTTGgtgggaataaggagaagctttcttttaatcttgccaaacattagTCCgcgaaacaaattgcgaacactttttcaaggtcatacgaaagtcacTCCTTCACTACTAACTTTCCTTTTtccccttttatttttattttgtacacAAGGCGTAATTTGGCGAGCAAGGACGTGATGTATAAACTATTTTGCCCTCAATCTCGGATGATAAGAAGGACAGACTCTTGAAACTCAGCGTGCTTTGGATAATGAATTACTTACTAATTAAATCTCCTTTCTGACGTTATTTTATGCCATGGTATTCAATACCAAACGACAAAGTTAAATTTCCTTGGACACGACTAGTTTGAAATTCATAAGTCTTAGTTATAGTCAATTCAGAAGTTCACCATTTGTCCAAGAAGGGGACCTTTCCAAAAAAGCAAATATTAACGAGCGTTCATATACGAAATGCCTTCGTAGGTAGGTTTCGAGCTTTCACTAGATCTCGCTTGCCAGCTATTTCGAAAACAACCCTTGTTCTCAACAGACACGAAAAATCGCCAGAACTGTCAGTGGCTAGTTTGCTTCTTAAGGAAATAGCCCGTTGGTAttgctctttgtttgtccacccaattTTGAATCagcattttttttgctttctcttgAGACCATTGTAAGCCCAAtgtttattcaaaatttgggtggataAGCAAAGATTGTTctggtattttccgtttcgggcaaTACAGTTGTTCCCTCAGCTGAACGAGAGTTTTAACCAACCCTCATAGATTTGAGATCAGTACCAAATAAAGCAATGAACACGTGTGAGCAGGATCGGAGATTTCAAGAGCGCGTTTTGAGAGTTTATTGTCGCTTAAGAGAGCTATTTAGCTGTGGATAAACGAGTAAACCTAGAAGAAGTTGTGAGTTCAGTGCAACGTTTGGAGAACGGCCCCTCGGATATACCTCTGGCTGAAGGAGAAGGTGGTGGGAGCAGGCAGacccacttatgtccagaaatgcacctaattagatgcacgcccaattttgagaTCCGACACGAAGGAGACCTGTACTTTAGATTCCTGGAGATCATTCTCCAAGGTAAAAGGCGTAAGCATGGCATTTTCCTTTAAGAGCACAGattgttttattcttttctAGAAGCGTTTACACATatttcaagtaaaaaaaaagagacagcAGCACCTCGATTTGTAATATAAATACACACAGTTattgaattaattattaaacTAAATTACTGGAGTCTTTATGACGACTAGGTTGTGATTATATTGTTAAAGACGACTTATGGTGATAACCCTGTTTTACAAAGAAAACCAATGAACCGTTTTTAGAAGTAAGCTTAATTGTAATGAAGTTTGCTGATTAGGTGAAAAAAGCAATTGCATTGTTGCACCCTTGCAAGAACCCTACCAAAGTTATTTCGATGATAAGTCAGTCAATCATCATGCTTGCGAAGATCAAAATGTGGCTGTTGTTCGCATGTTCGACCAAGCCTTTTTAAAGCCATTTTATATTTAAGGCAACTGACGGTCAGTGGTcttataaaggaaaaaaaaaaggaacattttAACCACCCAAATGATGAATACTTTTATTATTGCGTTCACGGTAAACGATAAACGTTACTTTGAAATTTACGTTTTCCAGCAAACATCAAAAaagcttttcatttttgtccaaaaacGAGATGAAAAGGCCTACTCGTGGTACTTTTGAATAGAGAAACTTGTTTAAATTATCTACgaagccaaaaatgaaaaaaaaaaactaattactTTCAAGGTTTGTTAAGGTAAAATAAAAACACGACAAGCGAGCGCTGTTCAATGGCACGTCTCTCATTTAAACAGCAAAACTATGGCAATCAGTACAAAGGCGAGTGGTGAAAGACGTTTCGCGTAGTCGCCGCTGCCCGAGGTTGGGGCTTGGGTTTCTTCGGGACGGTCAGGTGAGTGCATAGTACTCATACTCATACTGGTGGAAGTACTGCTAGGATGGGGAAGCAAAGAGACTTCTATGTTGTTACAATTATCAGATGTGCAGCACGTGAGGTTCAAATGCATTAAGCTGAAACCCCATTGGGGACTACCCATAGACAGGCCAGTCAGGTTTCCTAGCGACTGCATTAATGCATCTTTGTCTgcaattagaaaaaaaatacgAACCATTAGACCCCAAACCAAAATAATTTGTTTGGTCACATACAAGAGGTTAGACAATCCTaacgcaaaaaaaataaaataaaattttgctgCTGTCCGTTAGGCGCgggataaaaaaaaacccatcaAGTTTCGGATTGGCTGACAATGCAACGCGTAGCAGTTACCAAGCGTAGTGATGCAAGCCGAAGCAATTGACAACAAGAAAGGCCGCATTTATACTAGAGCACGTCTAAGACGTCTTGACGCATTACACGTCTGGCCGTAATGCGctgatcaactcgaaacttcaacatcccccctgTCGCCTTTAATAGAGACCTTTTGAAGCCCTTTtctgtaagccaatcgctcacaaatgctatatctcttcctttaattaaactcttccatctcgtccaaacacgtgttttatagctgttagcgacttctgCCCCcgaaaaaaataatcatttgaaagctgacacttccggttcaattttccccaccccacgacGGCacaggtcaaattccccactccccggacacagaagatagtcaaaagCCCGGAGTTTGCCGGGGAGCGGGGggagatgttgaagtttcgatttgatcggcgcataagtGCGAGTAATATAAATACGGGACACACTTAACTTCGACGGTTAGAAATGTTTGTCAAGTGCGTCGTTTAGACGCACTTGACTTGAGACGTTTCATCTGACGTTTAAATGCGCCCGCTTATTTTCCGTATTTGACGTCTTAGACGTAccttagtataaatacggccaatatcttccacaaaaaaatcaaaaaaccaCCCTATATAAAGTATATAGTTTTGCAATACCGGCTATACTATCCCCCATAAATGAAATGCCACGGAgtgaaaaaaatctttgattCTTTACTACGTACTTTGGATATTGGAAGATTGACGTCCTGAATTGAGGGACGATTAACTGAAATTATATCTTTTTGGTTCGGCAGGGGTGGCGGATGGGAAGGGGCTGGTTGAGCTGGAGCCACATAAGTGGGGGAACCGAAACCCTTTACATGCTTGTTTGCTTTGACCAGGTGTTTTAGCCCTATGACTTAAAAATGTATTCGCGGCGGTGCAATATGGGTTATACTACCGGCTATATCTATACTCTCTGCCCCGCTGGTTGACTTCATGCAAATCCTTGGACACCTGTTGAGTGTTTGTCAAAGCCACCAAAGATTTAAGGCGCCCACTTCCGATGCTATTAGAAATTCTAAGGGAAGAACCTTATTAATAGGCCAGATAtcaattcagcttgatagtgaggcagagaggacaaaaaaaataggaacaagttgcaatgaatgtgaaagatattagcatatcatccactttcctttgtctttgtcctctaaacttctctttcaagctgaattttaatatatcgaaagtagCCTATAGTGTTATTGTTGTTCTCTTGAAAATGCCTCATATCCCTAAAGTTTTCATAGCAATCGGTGTCAAAATGGTGGAAATCctttaattacaaaaaatttaaagaaaatctgGTGAACGCCATCCTGTTTTGTAACGAAGAAAATCGTTAACTTAAAATTGAATGACAAGAAGTTCCATGTGTTCCGAAACGGTTGAACGGAGCtgtcaaaaaagagaaaacgagCAATTGATTTTCCCAAATGATAACATGCGTGACGTGTGGCAAAGTGCATGTTTGTATTCTGTCCAATCAGatagcatgttttttttttttctatgggCTCAAAAAAGGGAAACGCACCCggaattttttgagaaaaagtcCTTTGTCTCTCGAAGATGTAAGCTTGTTCTCATAATTACCTGAACAGTTGGCGCATCCACGTATTACGGAAGATATCCACGCGTTAGCCATGTTTCTGTACCAACCCACAGCAGTGTAACAATGTTTTCCCATTCCAAAATTGGGGAAAGTGTCATCGGAGCAATTGACCATTTGCATCATACAGGCGTCAGGGTTCATCCCCATGCAGTTGTAGCATTGCGTCGCCATGCCGACATGATGAGCTATGAAATTTAAAACATGTGCCTTTCTCAAGACAAAAGTGCATTGAACTTTGGACTAACACCGCCCAAAAAACCAGCGTTGTTCTAGACTTGTGATATTGCCACAGAGGCGAGCTAAACCTTTGCGGTTCCCGATCTCAATATACTGAGTTCTCACCCGTAATATTTGACAATtgttccatgagcgcgcgttggatattaGTTGGCTATAACCGGTTTCATATCCAGAAAGCGCGAAGGGAATACTGAATTGTCGAATTCAATGTTCATTGAATTCTaaacgcttggacacttggaaattaaagtcaaattttattgaattgttCTATTTTGATTTTACAACTGACTGCGATCAGTTTCAATATTAAgtcatacggtatatgagctgctAAACgtgattgagtgaaccaatcagaaagctagaaccCAATACCTGAGGTCGCAAATAtaaaggcccattttcaccCTGAATGCATCGCGCACCCCGCATAATTTCGTGTATCACGAAATtacaaatatttgaaaaatctcAGAAAGCCTTTCAGAATCTTCTTCATTAAAAGCTATCCGTCGATAAATCTTTCAGGTTCTGATTAGAATGCAATCTCCACTtatcattttataattttatcgTAGTATAATATGTCTATATTTGTTCTAAGTTTAAAATATTTCTATTTGAAATCGAATAGTATCGAAAAAC
This window harbors:
- the LOC138050143 gene encoding uncharacterized protein encodes the protein MKYLLAVVSALVCVGFVGAAHHVGMATQCYNCMGMNPDACMMQMVNCSDDTFPNFGMGKHCYTAVGWYRNMANAWISSVIRGCANCSDKDALMQSLGNLTGLSMGSPQWGFSLMHLNLTCCTSDNCNNIEVSLLPHPSSTSTSMSMSTMHSPDRPEETQAPTSGSGDYAKRLSPLAFVLIAIVLLFK